CAATAGCTTAGCTTAGTGATTGTGTCAATGCCAACTACCAAATTCACTTTATTCTTATGATACTCCTTATACTCTAGTGCTGGGTTGCATAAGCAATCACTTAATATCCAAAGAACCAATTATGCACGATtggttaatttaacttttaaattaatctatttttatGCCAACCATCATAATTGTGTTTCAATAGGAATTTATGATTTCTTATTGTAAAGTAAtacgtacattttattttatttttgtgcatTCAAAATGCATTttggtattaggtatattaaaatttaaaacactggATACTTTTATGACtcacttatattattgttattattattatgaacataattgtttttttcagatactgttaatttgaatttcaattatGAAGAAGAATTAgtcaaatgttataatatgaaaaattcaatagatttttgtgatgtaaaagtatttaattctATCCAAGAAACTATCAAGCATGTTGAAATGTGCAGTTCttctgaaaaaaatacaagCTATCAAGTTTTAGTAACTGGCTCATTAAAACTTGTTGGTGGAGTTTTAGAGGTCCTTCAATcatgacatttattttataaaaagaccAATTCTAtagaatattagttattattgacGATACAAATTAATCACATTCTATTTAATGTAATGGTACTATTTAAAGAGTTTTTAATACACAGTTGTATCTTAATTAATTTGGAAATCAGTAACAGTTCTTTTTGTAAATCATGGTAAATAAGAGGccataataaattgcatttaaatattCACACCAAATCACAGACTAAGGTTACTGACTTTTCCAATTAATTAACATACACTAACCTCTTTAGGTCtgtctttttatattatatttatctattgaaATTTATATGGTTTATATAACTTTCcaattatatcaatttataaatgctcaagtatattttaactttttgttaacttttaaaaataattttgatcacatttattgtattaaaaaaaaaaatgattcatgtaaatataaatatttaatttaaaatttaaatagtttttttaatttaatttttaaatgtttatattataaagtgatTCTATAATCAGTAACTTATAATTGATGTACACAATACACAatttgtaaataacttttttaacacAACTTAAACATGCTCATGCCAAAtttcaatcaataaaaaattattgaaatgtgATTTGCTAGCCAACAATTCAATACGGATCTTTTCTGTTATATGTATACCATTTCCTACTTTACGGGACATCCCTTTTTTGAGGACATCAGAGATGATCGCTGAGCTCGGACAAAAAATCGATAATATCCCTCGACTTGCTATGCAAACCACCTCAAGTTGATCACAGGCTAACCACCATATATCCACtcttaataggtattatacatgttatactTATACCACTATTTAAAGTGAATAGTCGTTATACAATTAAGGTCGTTTTTAAGAGTGGATATACGGCGGTTACCCTGTGACCaacttgaggtggtgttgcacagcaagtctaggtatattttcgatttttttgtccaAGCATAGCAAGCGAGTGGAATTGTGGCCATCACTGACGCCTGGTATACATACAACGGAAAAGATCCCTCAACACAGCTGTCACTCATGacaatgttgtcaaaattaCTTGTATTCTTGAAATTAATGTTtcaacaaaacaattaaatgtttaacaaaTTACCATAAAATCACAACCAATATCAACTTCAGCACACCAACTTAGCCATTTTGCTTTACTGATAATGgatttttccaaaatatatgTAACCTAAGTAATTATCTATAACCTAAAAGTCAATACCTAATAATTCCCAAGAGTATGGAGTATGTACATTGTAGAGCAATTGATTCTCTGAGTAAAATATTCCTGTTCGATGATCCTGGccatatttgttaaattacctttatattacaatatagtttgtctgtatattaaattaatcagtaaactataaaataaattaaaaacaattgcaTATCaaccaaaatttaatttaaaaaaactgttattattcaaacaaatagGTGGGTACACTAAACAAAGATAAAAAAGGAAATTGTACGGTCAAatagttttatacatacaaGTTTACAATTAGTgaaaagaaacatttatttttattttaacattcgTCTTCTTTAGGCTCATCGATTTTGTTCTCAGGCTTATGAAGTTGATGAGTTTTTTTATTCCCCACGCAACTGGCACATTCATCGTCACTTTCATTGCTTTCGTCTGTATCCGGCTCTccaaatttttttggttttttgtaaATACAACAACATTTGCTCTTTTTCTTGTTCAAGTGCTCATTGTCAACAGTGTGTGCATCCCAACTAACCTGTTTATGActcttttttggtttttttaattttaaatgcactACTTGGCCATCATTTGCTTGTGGGCGTAACACCAATGTACTACTATGGAATGGTACATTAGTTTCTTccatttaatttagtaattcaagttttaacaaattattaaatggttagttgattaattatatatatggcTAGTTAATAATACAAccataaattaagtattaacaattaacataaCTACTTGATGAAATACGATAATGAAGTTATAAAAACGTTAACATAATTCATATAAACAACAACTAACAAGACTGAAAGTTTagagattaaattataaataattataattatttaatatttattatctaatagGAATAGATCAtctgataataattgttataatatgcaataggcTGTTGtagcatagataataatattatacattatctatGGCAGTTGggtgttttttatataaacaaaaataggaCGTTATAAAAACCCCGTTATCACTGCTTATTTACTTTGACGTAGCGACATAGAAAtacaaaattactattataaaaagaaaaacagttATTCTGTGGTAGTGATGCCAATGAAACCACGATCAAGGTGGATTTATAAAatccacgatttaagatagtatctatacatatacaatatactatactatagacCACGAACATataatagacctataaactaagttagttaaactatacatattactatacatactactataaatttataatgtatttatttaaatgtctatgatactatactatactatcttaaatcgtagtGATGGCATACTAACTTACTGCATagggtataatttttttatttaatctgtgaaaaaaaatcgttctataaatgaatatttacaaaaaatcgatttttcaaaAGATCGATCtgaaaaaaatggaattttatttgataatttgataCTATCAACTTTGCCAAAACAATGACATTTATACGgaaaattttacagaaaaacCACATCACTTTCCTGATTTCGACGGAAttccaatttttatttcatatattatatacttatatagttatataactttaaaagtttGATTACTTTAaccgtacatttttaatttttatactaaaaattgaatgtgatattataagacattaacacaaaaaataatattttttcacttcCCGTATCAAAAGTTTTTTACGTCAtacttaaacttttaatatattaattaaaaaaatatacaattttaattttataattatttatgaaatccATATCAAAGTTTGACGTTTTTCACTCTTTCTATTTTGTCATGTTTCCATACGGATTCCTATGCAGTGTAGTAtcctagtatatatatatatatttatactacactaaatgtatactgtatactatatatttgtgtttccactatacaatatttgataattatttgtcaCTGCAAATggtaacaataacattattttagttaCGGAaacagaacaatattatatagttcaataaaaaaaacccaaataCGGTTTTAGCCTTTTAGGTTCCGTATCGTCTTTCTAGCTGGTCATAAAGACATaaacctataggctataaaagtataaagatAATCTTTAGCACAGAACACTGTCTA
Above is a window of Metopolophium dirhodum isolate CAU chromosome 3, ASM1992520v1, whole genome shotgun sequence DNA encoding:
- the LOC132941909 gene encoding E3 ubiquitin-protein ligase PPP1R11-like encodes the protein MEETNVPFHSSTLVLRPQANDGQVVHLKLKKPKKSHKQVSWDAHTVDNEHLNKKKSKCCCIYKKPKKFGEPDTDESNESDDECASCVGNKKTHQLHKPENKIDEPKEDEC